Proteins encoded in a region of the Saccharothrix ecbatanensis genome:
- a CDS encoding ABC transporter ATP-binding protein translates to MRNRGGTAREQFAARRDIVRLLPRAGRRLVAGLVAVNLVLGCLPVVFTVATAMVLGRVPAAVDAGLDSGAWDSLVTLFGVAAGAFVARQLISPAERAMAELMTRRIDGQVYDELMAASLRSPGLGPLEDQQALDALRTAAREVEFGVQSPGRAATGLLALIARYTELTGSAIAVGVVFSWPAAVALVATVMLFRHGQRGGLRRYAKTRSLLAADQREIDYLRELAGGAAAGKEIRVFGLAGWLRQRLRDTHLRFLEPLWAERRRIYLWPFVWFSVAGLTVTGVVFAVVGATAHEMTLTGFVLTATATLSLLRLAEHYPEADLPTAIGMRAYDSVRRFAEHVDAHEEDSGPVRRQTVPEPVAAIRFEQVGFRYPGHQRMIFDGLDLTILVGRCTAIVGVNGAGKTTLVKLLARLYEPTAGRITLDGVDIRAFPVEEWRARLSVIFQDFVRYESSVADNVGLGAVGFLDDRAGIREVVDSVGLAEVVDRLPRGLDTRLARHLTDGTELSGGQWQRVALARALFALRHGSRVVVLDEPTASLDVRAETGFFEEFAGLAEGATTLLISHRFSTVRHADLIVVLEHGRVTEQGGHEDLLARDGRYAELFRLQADRFVDTPDTVRAVEGAVR, encoded by the coding sequence ATGAGGAACCGGGGCGGCACGGCACGAGAGCAGTTCGCCGCACGACGGGACATCGTCCGGCTCCTCCCCCGCGCCGGCCGCCGACTGGTCGCCGGTCTGGTCGCGGTCAACCTGGTGCTCGGGTGCCTCCCGGTCGTGTTCACGGTGGCGACGGCGATGGTGCTCGGACGGGTTCCGGCGGCCGTCGACGCGGGGCTGGACTCCGGCGCGTGGGACTCGCTGGTCACGCTGTTCGGTGTCGCGGCCGGCGCGTTCGTCGCCAGGCAGCTGATCTCCCCGGCGGAGCGGGCCATGGCCGAGCTGATGACGCGCCGGATCGACGGCCAGGTGTACGACGAGCTGATGGCCGCGTCACTGCGAAGCCCCGGCCTTGGCCCGCTTGAGGATCAGCAGGCACTCGACGCGCTCCGGACCGCCGCGCGGGAGGTCGAGTTCGGCGTGCAGAGCCCTGGCCGGGCCGCCACCGGCCTGCTCGCGCTGATCGCGCGGTACACCGAGCTGACCGGCAGCGCGATCGCGGTGGGGGTGGTGTTCTCGTGGCCGGCGGCCGTGGCGCTCGTCGCCACCGTGATGCTGTTCCGCCACGGCCAGCGCGGCGGGCTGCGCCGGTACGCCAAGACCCGGTCCCTGCTCGCCGCCGACCAGCGCGAGATCGACTACCTGCGCGAACTGGCCGGTGGCGCCGCCGCCGGCAAGGAGATCCGGGTCTTCGGCCTGGCCGGCTGGCTGCGGCAACGCCTGCGGGACACCCACCTCCGCTTCCTCGAACCCCTCTGGGCCGAGCGCCGCCGCATCTACCTGTGGCCGTTCGTCTGGTTCTCGGTCGCGGGTCTCACGGTCACGGGCGTGGTGTTCGCGGTGGTCGGCGCGACGGCGCACGAGATGACGCTGACCGGGTTCGTCCTGACCGCGACGGCGACCCTCAGCCTGCTGCGGCTGGCCGAGCACTACCCGGAGGCGGACCTGCCGACGGCGATCGGCATGAGGGCTTACGACTCGGTACGACGGTTCGCCGAGCACGTCGACGCCCACGAGGAGGACTCGGGCCCGGTGCGGCGGCAGACGGTGCCCGAGCCGGTCGCCGCCATCCGGTTCGAGCAGGTCGGCTTCCGCTATCCCGGTCACCAACGGATGATCTTCGACGGGTTGGACCTGACGATCCTGGTCGGACGCTGCACGGCCATCGTCGGCGTGAACGGCGCCGGCAAGACCACCCTGGTCAAGCTGCTCGCCAGGCTCTACGAGCCGACGGCCGGCCGGATCACGCTGGACGGCGTCGACATCCGCGCGTTCCCGGTCGAGGAGTGGCGTGCCAGGCTCAGTGTGATCTTCCAGGACTTCGTGCGGTACGAGTCGTCCGTCGCGGACAACGTCGGTCTGGGCGCCGTCGGCTTCCTGGACGACCGGGCGGGGATCCGCGAGGTGGTCGACTCGGTGGGCCTCGCGGAGGTCGTGGACCGCCTCCCCCGCGGGCTGGACACGCGGCTGGCGCGGCACCTCACCGACGGAACGGAGCTGTCCGGCGGCCAGTGGCAGCGCGTCGCGCTGGCGAGGGCGTTGTTCGCGCTGCGCCACGGTTCACGGGTCGTGGTGCTGGACGAGCCGACGGCGAGCCTGGACGTGCGTGCGGAGACCGGTTTCTTCGAGGAGTTCGCCGGTCTCGCCGAGGGCGCGACCACGTTGCTGATCTCGCACCGGTTCTCGACCGTGCGGCACGCCGACCTCATCGTCGTGCTGGAGCACGGCCGGGTCACCGAGCAGGGCGGCCACGAGGACCTGCTGGCCCGCGACGGTCGTTACGCGGAGCTGTTCCGGCTGCAAGCGGACCGGTTCGTCGACACCCCGGACACCGTCCGCGCAGTCGAGGGAGCGGTCAGGTGA
- a CDS encoding glycosyltransferase: MGSSVRCTVIVPTYNRRRLLELTLDSLDKQDLPRDQFEVLVVDDGSSDDTAAMVRGFEDRFDLRYFYQPDEGFRVAKARNVGIRHAAGDICVFVDSGVLLHSASLSAHVTAHEASVEPLALNGYVYCFNLDNEDARLIRKVVDVDDIDSSIASIARTGAWPDVREPFYERYSDDFHHLPAPWLMYWTCHASARTEQVREVGMYDEEFRQWGGEDLDLAYRLHRDGARFGVHREASAIHYPHDKDHGDNARFARENYRYIVEKYGTPIIRLLVEEPSIRFSMFNEVVEERGLPRCADYRTAGQA, encoded by the coding sequence GTGGGTAGCTCTGTGCGCTGCACGGTGATCGTCCCGACCTACAACCGGAGACGATTACTCGAGCTCACGCTCGACTCGCTCGACAAGCAGGACCTGCCCCGCGACCAGTTCGAGGTGCTGGTGGTCGATGACGGCTCCAGTGACGACACGGCGGCCATGGTGCGGGGTTTCGAGGACCGGTTCGACCTGCGGTACTTCTACCAGCCGGACGAGGGTTTCCGGGTCGCCAAGGCGCGGAACGTCGGTATCCGGCACGCCGCCGGCGACATCTGCGTCTTCGTGGATTCCGGTGTGCTGCTGCACTCCGCGAGCCTGAGCGCGCACGTGACGGCCCATGAGGCCTCCGTGGAACCGTTGGCGCTCAACGGGTACGTGTACTGCTTCAACCTGGACAACGAGGACGCCCGGCTCATCCGCAAGGTCGTCGACGTCGACGACATCGACTCCTCCATCGCGTCCATCGCGCGAACCGGGGCGTGGCCGGACGTGCGCGAACCGTTCTACGAGCGGTACTCCGACGACTTCCACCACCTCCCCGCGCCGTGGTTGATGTACTGGACGTGCCACGCGTCGGCACGGACGGAGCAGGTGCGCGAGGTCGGCATGTACGACGAGGAGTTCCGGCAGTGGGGCGGGGAGGACCTCGACCTCGCCTACCGGCTGCACCGCGACGGCGCCCGGTTCGGTGTGCACCGCGAGGCGAGCGCCATCCACTACCCGCATGACAAGGACCACGGCGACAACGCCAGGTTCGCCCGGGAGAACTACCGCTACATCGTGGAGAAGTACGGGACGCCGATCATCCGGTTGCTGGTCGAGGAGCCCTCGATCCGCTTCTCGATGTTCAACGAGGTCGTCGAGGAACGCGGACTGCCCCGCTGTGCCGACTACCGGACCGCCGGGCAGGCATGA
- a CDS encoding MFS transporter — protein MRAGRREWWGLAVLALPTLLLSLDMSVLHLAVPHLAADLRPSSSQLLWIIDIYGFMIAGFLVTMGTLGDRIGRRKLLMVGGAAFGLASIVAAFTTSPEMLIAARAVLGVAGATLMPSTLALISNMFQDPRQRGTAIAVWMSCFMGGMVIGPVVGGVLLEQFWWGSVFLMAVPVMVLLLVTAPKLLPEYRDTAAGRLDLASVALSLGAILPIVYALKETATDGLSLTKMAVLAVGVAIGVVFVRRQRGLADPMLDLKLFRVRAFSAAVSIMLVGALTMGGVFLLVSQYLQMVAGLTAVEAGVLLVPQAGAVVVGSLIAPRLARRFRPEFVLGFGMLVAAGGILLFTQADGVGGVAFVVVGMSIAGFGMGPQGVLCTEMVVSSVPPQKAGAASAMSETSAEFGIAMGIAVFGSVATAVYRGEVTVPEQVPAEAAALTTDSMAGALQAAGTLPGPLADDVVATARDAFSSGLHTVAVIGAVIVVVFAVVGMIALRRIRPVEAVETPVPVLETT, from the coding sequence ATGAGGGCAGGACGACGCGAGTGGTGGGGGTTGGCGGTGCTGGCGCTGCCGACGCTGCTGTTGTCGCTGGACATGAGCGTGCTCCACCTGGCGGTCCCGCACCTGGCCGCCGATCTGCGGCCGAGTAGCTCCCAACTGCTGTGGATCATCGACATCTACGGCTTCATGATCGCCGGCTTCCTGGTCACTATGGGCACCCTCGGTGACCGGATCGGTCGGCGGAAGCTGCTGATGGTCGGTGGCGCCGCCTTCGGCCTGGCGTCGATCGTGGCGGCTTTCACCACCAGTCCGGAGATGCTGATCGCGGCGCGGGCCGTGCTCGGGGTCGCCGGGGCGACGCTGATGCCGTCCACGTTGGCGCTGATCAGCAACATGTTCCAGGACCCAAGGCAGCGCGGTACCGCGATCGCGGTGTGGATGAGCTGCTTCATGGGCGGCATGGTGATCGGGCCGGTGGTCGGTGGCGTGCTGCTGGAGCAGTTCTGGTGGGGCTCGGTGTTCCTGATGGCCGTGCCGGTCATGGTCCTGCTGCTGGTCACGGCGCCGAAGCTGCTGCCGGAGTACCGCGACACCGCCGCCGGACGGCTCGACCTGGCGAGCGTGGCACTGTCGTTGGGCGCCATCCTGCCCATCGTCTACGCCCTCAAGGAGACCGCGACGGACGGGCTGTCGCTGACCAAGATGGCCGTGCTGGCCGTGGGTGTGGCGATCGGCGTGGTGTTCGTCCGCCGGCAGCGCGGCCTGGCCGACCCGATGCTGGACCTGAAGCTGTTCCGGGTGCGGGCGTTCAGCGCGGCCGTGAGCATCATGCTGGTCGGCGCGCTCACCATGGGCGGCGTCTTCCTGCTGGTCAGCCAGTACTTGCAGATGGTCGCCGGGCTGACCGCGGTGGAGGCAGGGGTCCTGCTGGTGCCGCAGGCCGGTGCGGTGGTGGTCGGGTCGCTGATCGCGCCACGGCTGGCGCGGCGGTTCCGGCCGGAGTTCGTGCTCGGCTTCGGGATGCTGGTCGCGGCGGGCGGGATCTTGCTGTTCACGCAGGCTGACGGTGTGGGCGGCGTGGCGTTCGTGGTGGTGGGCATGTCGATCGCCGGCTTCGGGATGGGACCGCAGGGCGTGCTGTGCACCGAGATGGTGGTCAGCTCGGTCCCGCCGCAGAAGGCCGGCGCCGCTTCGGCGATGTCCGAGACCAGCGCCGAGTTCGGCATCGCCATGGGAATCGCGGTGTTCGGCAGCGTCGCCACGGCCGTCTACCGCGGCGAGGTCACCGTTCCCGAACAGGTGCCCGCCGAGGCCGCCGCTCTGACGACGGACAGCATGGCCGGAGCCCTTCAGGCGGCGGGCACTCTTCCCGGCCCGCTGGCGGACGATGTGGTTGCCACCGCACGGGACGCCTTCTCGTCCGGCCTGCACACCGTCGCCGTCATCGGCGCCGTGATCGTCGTGGTGTTCGCGGTGGTCGGCATGATCGCGCTGCGCAGGATCCGCCCGGTGGAAGCCGTGGAAACGCCGGTTCCCGTCCTGGAGACCACCTGA
- a CDS encoding AAA family ATPase, giving the protein MAEVAILIGLQASGKTSFYRSVLAVTHVHVSKDAFPNARRRQVRQLRLVGEALDAGHDVAVDNTNPSAEEWGPLIAAGRERGARVIGYWFPPDLTGSVARNAARDDKTRVPDVGLYATVKHLRRPRLADGFDALSTVRFDGRGGFDVQPLGE; this is encoded by the coding sequence GTGGCGGAGGTTGCGATCCTGATCGGGCTTCAGGCGTCGGGGAAGACGAGCTTCTACCGCAGCGTCCTGGCCGTGACGCACGTCCACGTCAGCAAGGACGCCTTCCCGAACGCGCGGCGGCGGCAGGTTCGGCAGTTGCGGCTGGTCGGCGAAGCGCTGGACGCGGGGCACGACGTGGCGGTCGACAACACCAATCCCTCGGCCGAGGAATGGGGACCGTTGATCGCGGCCGGTCGGGAGCGCGGGGCGCGGGTCATCGGGTACTGGTTCCCGCCGGACCTCACCGGGTCGGTGGCGCGCAACGCCGCCAGGGACGACAAAACGAGGGTGCCCGACGTGGGGCTGTATGCCACAGTGAAGCACCTTCGGCGGCCGCGGCTCGCTGACGGATTCGACGCGTTGTCCACCGTGCGGTTCGACGGCCGGGGCGGGTTCGACGTTCAACCCCTAGGGGAGTGA
- a CDS encoding tRNA(His) guanylyltransferase Thg1 family protein has product MRFTEFEAGQRAREWFHALTVPAGVWMVVRVDGRGFSRFTEERFDKPFDARFSGLMVETAQALLTEFDGRYAYTESDEISVVLHPGHHLFARSVEKIVSISAGIASSAFTHAASEPAHFDSRIWIGAGASDVIDYVSWRQADATRCALNGWCYWTLRKAGASREEATRRLSGTSTADKNEILFEHGINFNELPAWQRRGIGLWWEDHTRTGRDPVREVDVTATRRHVHIERGLPMKDDYRALVTRLIGAP; this is encoded by the coding sequence ATGCGGTTCACCGAGTTCGAGGCCGGGCAACGTGCCAGGGAGTGGTTCCACGCGTTGACGGTGCCGGCCGGTGTCTGGATGGTCGTGCGGGTGGACGGGCGCGGGTTCTCGCGGTTCACCGAGGAGCGTTTCGACAAGCCGTTCGACGCGAGGTTCTCCGGGCTCATGGTGGAGACCGCGCAGGCGTTGCTGACCGAGTTCGACGGCCGCTACGCCTACACCGAGAGCGACGAGATCTCCGTCGTGCTCCACCCCGGCCACCACCTGTTCGCACGAAGCGTGGAGAAGATCGTGTCGATCTCCGCGGGCATCGCGTCCTCCGCTTTCACCCACGCCGCAAGCGAACCCGCGCACTTCGACAGCCGGATCTGGATCGGCGCGGGCGCGAGTGACGTGATCGACTACGTCTCCTGGCGGCAGGCCGACGCCACCCGCTGCGCGCTGAACGGCTGGTGCTACTGGACCCTGCGCAAGGCCGGCGCGTCACGCGAGGAGGCGACTCGGCGTTTGAGCGGAACGTCCACCGCGGACAAGAACGAGATCCTGTTCGAGCACGGGATCAACTTCAACGAACTGCCCGCCTGGCAACGCCGGGGCATCGGCCTCTGGTGGGAGGACCACACCCGGACCGGCCGCGACCCCGTCCGCGAGGTCGACGTCACCGCCACTCGGCGCCACGTCCACATCGAACGCGGCCTGCCGATGAAGGACGACTACCGCGCCCTCGTCACCCGGCTGATCGGCGCACCCTAG
- a CDS encoding FAD-dependent monooxygenase, producing the protein MDTTNPPVAVIGGGPIGLITALGLVSHGVPVVVFEAGADLSADTKAGTILTRTLEVLDRYDALGPVLGASLRIDEIGELDRATGVSTGSVLTSALAGETRFPFVVNIPQHELEPVLADVLERRAPGSLRMRHRLDDFEQHANGVTLRLSTPGGTVTVEASHVLACDGGRSTIRERLGIEVSGYTLEQRYMLVDLVCDLDIGNPRDYPYLAYFGDREEWMVLVRQPHCWRFVFPLGPGRPEPTSDELRDKARHFIGDVDEIKVLGSNVYTVHHRVATSWQRDRVFLLGDAAHLITPMWALGLNTGVLDASNLPWRIAWVRRGWAGEALLRGYEAEQAPVAVRGSGEMAEAARAVMDRRLDSTTGMGAGGWGDAMTRTLLGVRLNVDGEWSMVRDTATPTPIRVGERVPDLRVFGRRGPVHLHELCRDSFVALHLTDARRRPPIPAHDPAGLRQVVVSRWDAPHDSGLRDRAYFDPGETVRTRFGLGDVVVLLRPDAHIAHVEPWTTDSGRHVQERYRQEVRREG; encoded by the coding sequence ATGGACACGACCAATCCGCCGGTGGCGGTCATCGGCGGCGGCCCGATCGGGCTGATCACCGCGCTCGGCCTGGTGTCTCACGGCGTGCCCGTGGTGGTTTTCGAGGCCGGCGCCGACCTGTCCGCCGACACCAAAGCCGGGACGATCCTCACCCGAACGCTGGAAGTGCTGGACCGGTACGACGCGCTCGGGCCGGTGCTCGGGGCGAGCCTGCGCATCGACGAGATCGGCGAGCTGGACCGCGCCACCGGCGTGTCCACGGGCAGCGTCCTCACCTCGGCGTTGGCCGGCGAGACGCGGTTCCCGTTCGTCGTCAACATCCCCCAGCACGAGCTGGAACCGGTGCTCGCCGACGTGCTGGAACGCCGTGCGCCGGGATCGTTGCGGATGCGGCACCGGTTGGACGACTTCGAGCAGCACGCGAACGGCGTGACGCTGCGCCTGTCGACGCCCGGCGGCACGGTCACCGTCGAGGCCAGTCACGTGCTGGCGTGCGACGGCGGGCGATCCACCATTCGGGAACGACTCGGCATCGAGGTCAGCGGCTACACGCTGGAGCAGCGCTACATGCTGGTCGACCTCGTGTGCGACCTGGACATCGGCAATCCGCGGGACTACCCGTACCTGGCCTACTTCGGCGACCGCGAGGAGTGGATGGTCCTCGTGCGGCAGCCGCACTGCTGGCGGTTCGTCTTCCCGCTCGGGCCCGGCCGACCTGAGCCGACGTCCGACGAGCTGCGGGACAAGGCACGCCACTTCATCGGTGACGTCGACGAGATCAAGGTCCTCGGCAGCAACGTCTACACCGTGCACCACCGCGTGGCGACGTCGTGGCAACGGGACCGCGTGTTCCTGCTGGGCGACGCCGCGCACCTGATCACCCCGATGTGGGCGTTGGGCCTGAACACCGGCGTCCTCGACGCGTCCAACCTGCCGTGGCGGATCGCGTGGGTGCGCCGGGGGTGGGCGGGCGAGGCCCTGCTCCGCGGCTACGAGGCCGAGCAGGCGCCGGTGGCCGTCCGCGGTTCGGGTGAGATGGCGGAGGCGGCCCGCGCGGTCATGGACCGGCGTCTCGACTCGACCACGGGGATGGGCGCGGGCGGGTGGGGCGACGCGATGACGCGCACGCTGCTCGGGGTGCGGCTGAACGTCGACGGCGAGTGGTCGATGGTGCGCGACACGGCCACCCCTACCCCGATCCGGGTGGGTGAACGGGTCCCCGACCTGCGCGTGTTCGGGCGGCGCGGACCGGTGCACCTCCACGAGCTGTGCCGGGACTCGTTCGTCGCCCTGCACCTCACCGACGCGCGCCGCCGGCCGCCGATTCCCGCGCACGACCCCGCCGGCCTGCGGCAGGTGGTGGTGAGCCGCTGGGACGCCCCGCACGACTCGGGCCTGCGGGACCGCGCGTACTTCGATCCCGGCGAGACGGTGCGCACGCGTTTCGGGCTCGGCGATGTCGTGGTGCTGCTGCGGCCCGACGCGCACATCGCCCACGTCGAACCCTGGACCACCGACTCCGGGCGGCACGTCCAGGAGCGTTACCGGCAGGAGGTGCGCCGTGAGGGGTGA
- a CDS encoding ABC transporter substrate-binding protein, whose translation MKSFSAVLLVIAMAATGCGGSDGDSGSDDGSAGLDKVAYLTSFSTFGRDAYAYVALEKGYFAEAGLDVTITPGTGSVDVLKLVASGRADFGIADFTATAITVAKEKLPVTAVAAIHQRSLAAIVSLEGNGISKPADLVGKKIGDQPGSTNQVMFPVYAKAAGIDPAKVEFVPSAPPSLPQLLAAGQVDGIGQFVVGKPLIEAAVKGRKVVVLPYGDLVPDLYGNALVTSKELAADDPERVRRFTGALLKGLAYSIEHPDELGRILKKHQPTQDAGVAGAEVTLMGPYVKPSGFGGPVGELTEARVEKIIGTLVDAGAVPDGSVKPGDVVSFGLVPKP comes from the coding sequence ATGAAGTCCTTTTCAGCAGTCTTGCTCGTGATCGCGATGGCCGCCACCGGCTGCGGCGGTTCGGACGGCGACAGCGGGTCGGACGACGGTTCAGCGGGCCTGGACAAGGTCGCCTACCTGACGTCGTTCAGCACCTTCGGGCGCGACGCCTACGCCTATGTCGCCTTGGAGAAGGGATATTTCGCCGAAGCGGGTCTCGACGTCACGATCACTCCGGGCACCGGCAGCGTCGACGTGCTCAAGCTGGTCGCCAGTGGTCGCGCGGACTTCGGCATCGCCGACTTCACCGCCACGGCGATCACCGTGGCCAAGGAGAAGCTGCCGGTGACGGCGGTCGCGGCGATCCACCAACGGTCCCTCGCCGCGATCGTCTCGTTGGAGGGCAACGGCATCTCGAAGCCGGCCGACCTGGTCGGGAAGAAGATCGGCGACCAGCCGGGTTCGACCAATCAGGTGATGTTCCCCGTCTACGCCAAAGCCGCCGGCATCGATCCCGCCAAGGTCGAGTTCGTGCCGTCGGCACCGCCCTCCCTGCCCCAACTGCTGGCGGCGGGTCAGGTGGACGGCATCGGGCAGTTCGTCGTCGGCAAACCGCTGATCGAGGCCGCGGTGAAGGGGCGGAAGGTGGTCGTGCTGCCGTACGGCGACCTGGTGCCCGACCTGTACGGCAACGCGCTCGTCACGTCGAAGGAACTCGCCGCCGACGATCCCGAGCGGGTGCGGCGGTTCACGGGCGCGCTGCTCAAGGGCCTCGCGTACTCGATCGAGCACCCTGACGAACTTGGTCGGATCCTCAAGAAGCACCAGCCGACCCAGGACGCGGGCGTGGCCGGCGCCGAGGTCACGCTGATGGGCCCCTACGTCAAGCCGTCCGGGTTCGGCGGCCCGGTGGGCGAACTGACCGAGGCGCGGGTCGAGAAGATCATCGGCACCCTCGTGGACGCCGGCGCGGTCCCCGACGGATCGGTGAAGCCCGGCGACGTCGTGTCCTTCGGGCTGGTGCCGAAGCCGTGA
- a CDS encoding ABC transporter ATP-binding protein → MIRLRQVAKVFDGRAGAVPALAGIDLEVGAHEFVAVIGRSGCGKSTLLRLVAGLVTPTSGRITVAGEPVTKPRRDVSFMFQRPALLPWRSVLSNVLLPIEIFGLDRRSARERAHRLLDLVGLGGFEKRLPHELSGGMQQRVSLCRSLIQSPKVMLMDEPFSALDALTRTELSEELQRVQLELPRAVVFVTHSIEEAVVLADRIVVLSPRPGRIHRVVDVAAPRPRELGRADLDQVSRELRGLLGEVTA, encoded by the coding sequence GTGATCCGCCTGCGTCAGGTCGCCAAGGTCTTCGACGGCCGCGCCGGTGCGGTCCCCGCGTTGGCCGGTATCGACCTGGAGGTGGGCGCGCACGAGTTCGTCGCGGTGATCGGGCGGTCCGGCTGCGGCAAGTCGACGTTGTTGCGGCTCGTCGCGGGCCTGGTGACGCCGACGTCAGGGCGGATCACCGTGGCGGGAGAGCCGGTGACCAAGCCGCGCCGCGACGTGTCGTTCATGTTCCAGCGCCCCGCGTTGCTGCCGTGGCGGTCGGTGCTGTCCAACGTCCTGCTGCCGATCGAGATCTTCGGCTTGGACCGGCGGTCAGCCAGGGAGCGGGCGCACCGGCTGCTGGACCTCGTGGGGCTCGGCGGGTTCGAGAAACGGCTGCCGCACGAGCTGTCCGGTGGGATGCAGCAACGCGTGTCGCTGTGCCGGTCGTTGATCCAGAGTCCGAAGGTGATGCTGATGGACGAGCCGTTCTCGGCGTTGGACGCGTTGACGCGCACGGAGCTTTCCGAGGAGCTGCAACGCGTTCAGCTGGAGCTGCCGCGGGCGGTGGTGTTCGTGACGCACTCGATCGAGGAGGCCGTCGTGCTCGCCGACCGGATCGTGGTGCTCAGCCCGCGGCCCGGCCGGATCCACCGGGTCGTCGACGTCGCCGCGCCCCGGCCGCGCGAGCTCGGGCGGGCCGACCTGGACCAGGTGAGCCGTGAGCTGCGCGGGCTGCTGGGCGAGGTGACGGCGTGA
- a CDS encoding ABC transporter permease, with translation MTIVLPVVGLLVIIGLWWLATIVFGIESFLVPSPADVVSSFAELPGYLLEQSLVTLGETVLGFLLSIVVGVPLALLIVGSKVLERMFYPLLVALNAVPKVAIAPIFVVWFGFGIESKVLLIVLVCVFPVVISTASGMKSTPHELVELLRSLDATRRQEFFKLRFLYALPQVFVGLKVAISLAVIGAVIAEFIGARAGLGYVISQSGASADTSLAFAAMSLLAIMSITLFYGIAYIERKALPWAEEHREVV, from the coding sequence GTGACCATCGTGTTGCCGGTGGTCGGGCTGCTGGTGATCATCGGGCTCTGGTGGCTGGCCACGATCGTGTTCGGGATCGAGTCGTTCCTGGTGCCGTCGCCGGCCGATGTGGTGTCGTCGTTCGCGGAGTTGCCGGGCTACCTGCTGGAGCAGAGCCTGGTGACGTTGGGTGAGACCGTTCTGGGCTTTCTGCTGTCCATTGTGGTCGGTGTGCCGCTGGCGCTGCTCATCGTCGGCTCGAAGGTCCTGGAGCGGATGTTCTACCCGTTGCTGGTAGCCCTGAACGCCGTGCCCAAGGTGGCCATCGCGCCGATCTTCGTGGTGTGGTTCGGGTTCGGCATCGAGTCGAAGGTGCTGCTGATCGTGCTGGTGTGCGTCTTCCCCGTGGTCATCTCGACCGCGTCCGGCATGAAGTCCACGCCGCACGAACTGGTGGAACTGCTCCGTTCGCTGGACGCCACGCGTCGGCAGGAGTTCTTCAAGCTGCGCTTCCTGTATGCCCTGCCGCAGGTGTTCGTCGGACTGAAGGTGGCGATCTCGCTCGCGGTCATCGGTGCGGTGATCGCGGAGTTCATCGGCGCCCGCGCCGGGCTTGGTTACGTCATCTCCCAGTCCGGCGCGAGCGCCGACACGTCGCTGGCTTTCGCGGCGATGTCCTTGCTGGCGATCATGAGCATCACGCTCTTCTACGGGATCGCGTACATCGAGCGGAAGGCGCTGCCTTGGGCCGAGGAGCACAGGGAAGTGGTTTAG
- a CDS encoding TetR/AcrR family transcriptional regulator, with amino-acid sequence MTNVHGQVSEARSRLLTTATRLFYTEGIHAVGIDRIVAEAKVTRATLYRHFPGKDDLIVCYLREADQAIRSQADAILARGLSAPDTLRAVAGSIAEGIRSPGFRGCAFLNAAAEYPDRAHPVHQAVLAHREWFARTITELLARIGDAPAEPAARHVVMLRDGAMATGCLSDPEPICETFLQGVEGLLQVRA; translated from the coding sequence ATGACGAACGTTCACGGCCAGGTCTCCGAAGCGAGGTCGCGGCTGCTCACCACGGCCACCCGGCTCTTCTACACCGAGGGCATCCACGCCGTCGGCATCGACCGGATCGTGGCCGAGGCGAAGGTGACGCGGGCGACGCTGTACCGGCACTTCCCCGGCAAGGACGACCTGATCGTGTGCTACCTGCGGGAAGCCGACCAGGCCATCCGGAGCCAGGCGGACGCCATCCTCGCCCGGGGACTGTCGGCGCCCGACACCCTCCGGGCCGTTGCCGGGTCCATCGCGGAGGGCATCCGGTCTCCCGGCTTCCGCGGGTGTGCCTTCCTCAACGCCGCGGCGGAGTACCCCGACCGGGCCCACCCCGTGCACCAAGCCGTCCTCGCGCACCGCGAGTGGTTCGCGCGCACGATCACCGAGTTGCTGGCCCGCATCGGGGACGCACCGGCTGAACCCGCCGCCCGTCACGTCGTCATGTTGCGGGACGGGGCGATGGCCACCGGCTGCCTGTCCGACCCCGAACCGATCTGTGAAACCTTCCTCCAAGGAGTCGAGGGTCTACTCCAGGTCCGTGCCTGA